The sequence GCCCAGCCATTGGCCAGTGCTTTTTCAGCGTCGTCCCGATAGGAGTCGCCCAGGGCGACGAACTTCAGGTAGGCAGCGACAGCTTGGTGTTGTTGTTTGTTGAGGAGGAGAAATGCGTGTTCGTAGTAGCCGGTGGAGCGGGGGCCATCGTCGAGTCCATAGAGCAGCATGTCCGAGTGGGAGAAGTCCGCGTATTCTGACTCGGCCCAGAGCTGGAGCGAGGATCTCATGAAGGCGGGCAGGTGGAACCGGATTGACCAAGGATCGAGGAATACAAGGCTGGTCCCGAGTTTCTCGATCTTCTCCTGTGGTATGTCCTGCCAGTGGACTTCGGGGTCCTTTTTTGCAGCCGCATTGAACACCTCCTCGGTGGACCAGTCGTCTATCGCTTCCCGCTGGTGGATCGTGGTCCCTCCGTCGAGCTTCACCTTGCGGAATGCGGCTTCGATCAAATCGAGAATCCGCAGCCGTGAGTCTTCAAACGAGATCCATTCGTCAGGCCTTGCCTCCGACTCGAGCGGGGCGCGAACGAGATCCAGATGCTCCGGTTCGCATGCTCCGAATGTCGCAAAGTTTCGCTGGCCGATGGCGAGCGAGACCTTGTTAGAGCCATTCCAGTAGGAGTCGCCAGGTGCATCTTCCCAGAAGCATACCGGGCATAGCTGCATCGTTCCACTAGCAGGAATCGCGTAAGTGCGATTGCCGCAGCATGGGCATGGATGGAGAAGGTTGTTCACGGGTTTCGGGTTTGAGAGGGGTCGTCATGACAAGGGGCTCGGTGACAAGACGTTGGTGAAAATTCCTGCTTTGCCAACAGGCCTACCCGCCGGGCGTGGCCGGATCTGAACCGGCGGTCAAGTGTTCAGGGTATTGCCTGTTTCAGGTAATGCGGAACGTAAGCGTCCCATCCTCTCCTCAATCCTTTCCGAGCACAGCTAGCTTGCGAATCCTCTGCGAAAATCGCGATGAGTCGGAGAAATGCGGCAGTCGCCTCCTTCTGTTCGCGCTCTAGGATCGCGATTGATTCCCGTCGGTAGCTACATTCGGGACCTCCATCCAGTGACCAGAGAATCCCATCGATTTCGGCGTGTCCGATGTCAGGAAAGGCGGTTGAAAGAGCGTGCCTCATGAAGGCTGGCAGATAGAACCGGTAACCAAGTTTATCGAGGAAAGCCAACGACCCATGGAATTCGGACAACTTGCCGGAGGGGATGTCTTGCCAGCGGGTTTCGGGATCCTTGTTCTCGGCCTTTTTCATGGCTTCCTCCTTTATCGGCCACCCTCCATCGACGAGATCCATTTGGTGGAGCGTGGTTCCACCCTCGCGGGATACGTTGTGAAATGCCCGTTCGATGGAAGCGATGACCTTTTCACGGAGCGTATCGAATGACATCCACTGAGGAGAACGGGCTTCTTCGGGAGATGGTGCCCGGGTTTGGCCTTCGAAGCGGGCTTCGCATGCTCCATGGATCAGATAGTGCCGCTGAGCCTGAACCAGTGAAACCTCGTTGGATCCATTGTATGGGGACTCGCCAGGCGCATCTTCCCAGAAGCACACCGGGCAGAGCTGCATCGTTCCATTCGCAGGAAGCGCGTAGGTGCGATGGCCGCAGCAAGGGCATGGATGGAGTAGGTCGGACACGGGTTTCGGATTTGAGAGGGATCATCGTGACAAGGGAGCGAAGACATTTGCTAGCGCGTCTGATTCCGCCACGGGCCCGGAGGCCCGGCGGGATTGGATACCCGCATGATCTAGCCCACTGTAGTCCTCACGGCATTCACGATGAAAGGGGATCGGCGACAAAGGATGGGTGAAACGTCCTGCTCTACCAACTGAGCTACCGGGTCGTGAGTGGCCCGGACCGGACTCGAACCGGCGACCTAGTCGATGTGAACGATGTAGTTTCACCGGCATTCGCCGGGGTGATTGTTAGAAATGGTTTCCTGGATGTTTCCGGGGGAAATCCGCGACAAGGATTGGAAGGACATTCGCCATTGCTCTACCGGGCTGAGCTACCCGCCGTGCGGGGCAGGAGTCGAACCTGCGACCAGTGGGATAAGATGTAGTCCTCCCTGCATTCGCGGGAGTGGGATGCTGACAAGGGTGACGGGACATGCTCCCGGGCCTTGCGAGCCGGGGCGGGATTTGAACCTGCGTGCTACCTGATGTAGTCCCGCCAGCATTCAGCATGAGTGTTTGGAAACAGGAGCCTTCGGCTTGATCCGCGGCACGCGGATGGAGCGCTGGCTTTAGCCGGCGAGTATTTTTCGCATGGTTGGTGACTTGCCGGCTAAAGCCAGCGCTCCGATGGAGGAGAGTTGCCAACACGGCGGCAAGATGGGGTGGGACACGGGCGTTTCCGCCATGCGTTACCAACGAATTGTAGTCCCACCAGGCATCCGCCGTGTTGGCAGATTCGGTGAAGGATTTCGGCAGGATGCCGAAGCCACGGTCAATAGGAGACGGTGAAGAAAGGTGCCGACAAGGGTATGGTAGAAACGTAGCGCCGACGAGCTACCGCTGCTCCACTCCGCCCGGGGGCGGAGGCGGGATTCGAACCCGCGACCTCCGGAATGGCATGTAGTTTCTTCCGCATTCGGCAGGGAAGTGAGGGCTGGCGCGGCGGCGAGAAGTGGGGAAGACGATGTGGCCATACGTAGTGGAGTTGTAGTCTTCTCCGGGCATCCGCCGCGCAGGCAGATTCTGTGGAGGCTTTCGGCAAGATGCCGAAGCCACTGTTAGAGTTAGAGGCGACCGGCGTGGCGGCGAGGAGTGGGGAAGACGATGTTGCCATACGTAGTGGGGTTGTAGTCTTCTCCGGGCATCCGCCGCGCAGGCAGATTCTGTTAGGGCTTTCGGCAAGATGCCGAAGCCACGATTAAAGACGACCGGCGCGGCGGCGAGGAGTGGTGAAGACGTTGGTGCCATGAGCATATGGAGTTGTAGTCTTCTCCGGCATCCGCCGCGCCGGCAGATCATTCGGTCATGCGAGTTTCATGCGTTCGGTCAGAGGTTGGCGTTCGATCTCGCGGACCCAGTGGTCTGTCCCGTCGGCTCCCGCGGCGAATGCCGCGATGACTTCGAAGACGGAGTCGCTGAAGCCGCCGATATTGAGGATGTCTTCCCGGTCAGGGACCTGTGCCGTGGTGTTCGGCACCAGGTCGATGCAGACAAGACGGGCATTCGGATTACGAGCCTTGAGCTTTTGCCACTCGACGATCATCGCGGTTCCGCGATGGATCGGGGCATCGACCCAGGACTCATTGTCGGAAATGAAGATCACCAGGTCGGCGTCCGCCTTTTCCGCGTTCAGCCTTGCCAGCGGTGCGGAGCAGTTCGTTCCGCCTCCGCCGATGCCTGCGAGCCGGGTGGCATTCGTCATCACGGAGTCGCGGGCATTGAGCTGGATGTCCACCACGTGGCACTCGAAGGGCAGCACCCGTGCTTCGCGGTTCTTCCGCACGAAGGCGGCAGCGACCAGCGCGGCGACGTCGATGCAGCGGACCACCGAGCTGGCACCCGGACGGTAGCCCGTCGCTGGACAACTCATGGAACCGGACACGTCCGGGCAGATCACGACCTTCCCGGCGATCTCCGGGACATTCGCGATGGCGGTTTCCATCGCATCCTGGAGGGCGTCGCGGAGGACCCCCGGCACGTCCTTGCCCGCATTCAGGAATGCGACCAGGAGCTGGTAGGGGAAGACCCGGGCGCGCCGGACCTGCTCGGGATCCGCCAGCCGTGCGGCCAGCTTCTCCGCCATCCCGCTGAACTTGAATACACCATGACGGGCAAAGGTATTCAGGTTCATGCGCGTGGTCTGCCACGAGGCGGCACCGGCGATGGCCGACCACTCCCGCTCCCCGAGATTGAGCGCGGTGAGCATCTGGAAGGGCACGTCCGGCACCTCGCCCTCGCGGGAAAGCTTCCATGCCTCGTAGGCACGCAGCGTCCCGGGTAGGAGCGCGGGATCGTGGGGCTTGCCGATGAGCCATGCGTAGAAGGCCTCGCGGGTGGCATCCGCCGGGCGCGGGTGGACCATCTTCACGACATCCGCCAGCGAGGGATCGTTGCCGATCGTCGCGTTGACGAGTTGCCGTTCATTGGCCCGCTCGAGCCACTGGCGGACGAGCCGCTTCGGCGCGGAGCCCAGGGACTTCCGCCCGGTCACGCCGGAGCGCAGGATCTGGACGAAGTTCCGGAGCATCTTCCCGTTGTCGATGACCTGCGGGAAGATCTCGGCGAGGCGGTCGAGATCGCGGGTGGCGAGCACCGCGCAGAGCAGTGCCGGCATGTCTTTCATGTGGCCCTTCCGCCGGGCGTAGAGCGCGGTCTGCGCGAGGAAATCGACATCCACCTGGCGGGCCAGTTCGAGCACGCGGTCGAGCTGCATTTCAGCCGAGGCATAGTAGGTACGGGTGAGGCATCCGGTGGCCGCTAGGCGGGCAAGCGTGGCCTTTGGCGACAATTCGTAGGCCGGGGCTCCCGCATCGTTGCGGACGGTGGCCGCAGGCAGGAGCGCGCCGCGGATCGTTTTGAAGAGGTTCTTATTCGCCATTTTGGTCGTCCGGTGGTTGCGCCGGACGAATGAGTAATGGCATGGCCCGTGCCAAGATCGCTCTTTTGGGTGTTAGATTGGCTTGTAACCTATTGATTGGTAATTGAATGAAAATTATTCTCTGAATTTTAGAGCTTTTATGGTGAGACGATTGAGTTGTGATGAAATATCGAAAAAGATCGTGATTTATCCAAATGGATAAGCTGGATTGGTGCCTGTGAAGCGCGTGATGATCGGTCTGCTGGGGACGAAGCTCGACATGGGCCTTGATCCCGGACGTTGGGACGGCTGGCGACCGAGCGTGTCGCTGTTCCAGCATGAGGATCTCCTCTTTGATCGCTGCGAGCTGCTGTCCGACGGGAAATTCGCAAAGCTCCACGAGCAGGTGGCGGAGGATGTTCGGCTGGTTTCTCCCGAGACGGAGGTCCGGCGGCACGTGGTGGACTTCGGCAGGGACCCGTGGGACCTCGCGTCGGTCTATGCGGGGCTGCACGATTGGGCGCGTGCCTACCCCTTCGACCCGGAGAGGGAGGAATACTGGGTCCACATCACCACCGGCACGCACATCATGCAGATCTCGCTCTTCCTGCTGGTGGAGGCGGGCTACCTGCCGGGGAAGCTGATCCAGACCTCGCCGAGACTCTCCGAGCGGAAGTCGAGTCCTGTCGGCCGCTATGCCGTCATCGACCTGGACTTGTCGAAGTACGATGCCCTTAGTACCCGCTTCGCCCGGGACGCGGTCGAGACCACGGACTTCCTGAAGAGCGGCATCGCCACGCGGAATGCCAGCTTCAACCGCCTGATCGACCGCATCGAGCAGGTCGCGCTGCGCTCGCACGCGCCGATCCTGCTGTGCGGGCCCACGGGTGCGGGCAAGTCCCACCTCGCGCGCCGCATCTTCGACCTGCGCAAGCAGCGTGGCGGCCTGCGCGGCGGCTTCGTGGAGATGAATTGCGCCACGCTCCGCGGGGATACCGCGGCCTCCGCGCTCTTCGGCCACGTGCGCGGCTCCTTCACCGGCGCGCAGAAGGACAGGCCCGGCCTGCTCCGCGAGGCGGATGGCGGCCTGCTCTTCCTCGATGAAATCGGCGAGCTGGGCGAGGACGAGCAGGCGATGCTGCTGCGCGCACTGGAGGACAAGACCTTCCTCCCCGTCGGCTCGGACAAGCCGGTGAGCAGCGATTTCCAGCTCATCGCGGGGACGAACCGTGACCTGCGGGAAAGCGTGGCGAGCGGCCGCTTCCGCGAGGACCTGCTGGCACGCATCCACCTGTGGACCTTCGAGCTGCCCGCGCTGCGGCAGCGGCGCGAGGACATCGCGCCTAATCTCGACTTCGAGCTGGATCGCCATGCCCGGGCGAATGGCAAGCAGGTGAGCTTCAACAAGGAGGCGCGGCAGGCCTTCTTGAAATTCGCCGAGGCACCGGACACGGCGTGGTCCGGGAACTTCCGCGACCTGAATGCCGCCATCACCCGCATGGCGACCCTCGCCCCGCGGGGGCGCATCCGCGTGGAGGAGGTGGAGGAGGAGATCGAGCGCCTGCGCGAAAGCTGGAGACGGCCGGGAAGTACGACGGATGTCGTAGGTGAGATCCCGCTCGACGGTCTGCTGGAGGAAGACATCGACCCTTTCGACCGCGTGCAGCTCGCCCACGTCGTCTCGGTCTGCCGGAGGTCCCGCACCATGTCGGAGGCGGGCCGCGAGCTTTTCTCCGTCTCCCGGCAGAAGCGCACGGTCACGAACGACGCGGACCGCCTGAAGAAATACCTCGCGAAATTCGGCCTCGATTTCGAGCGCTGCCGGAAGTGATCGAAAGTGGCTCCGGCATCCTGCCGGAAGCATTCTCCATCCATGGCCGCCATCCTGTCTCAGGGTGAAGGCTTCCAGCAAGACGCCGGAGCCACTTTGCCGGCGCCACTTTCACGCGTGCAGCATCTTCTGCCCGAAGATGATCACCCACGCCAGCGCGACGAAGACCAGGCCCAGCGCGATCTTCACGGCGAAGGTGTGCTTCGTCTGGAAGGCGATCAGCGCATTGCTCGTCATGCCGGTGAAGGCCAGGCCGAAGATCACGATCAGCGGCACGATGAAAGCGAGGTTGTAGGCGAGCAGCCACGCGACCGCGTCCATGCGGCCCTGCTGGATGTGGTAGATGATGGGCGCGTAGACCTGGCCCGTGCACGCAAGCTCCAGGAAGGAAATTGCGAGGCCCGCGAGGAATGCCCCGATGACGAAGCGACGCGCGCGTGCGCCGGTGCGGATCACCCCGCGGATGCGGTCCTTCAGGAAGCCGGGGAGCTGCAGCGACATCTCGTCGATCTTTCCGGCACGGGCCTTCATGGCATCGCGGAAGGACAGCAGCGCGGCCACCAGGGCGAGCCCGCCGAAGATCCAGTCGAGCCACGGCTTGATTCCCGCGATGTGTTCCGTCACCTGCGCCAGCACCTTGTGAAGCACCAGACCCGCGAGGAAGTAGGCAAGGAAGACGGCGGTGATGAAGGCAGCGCCGACCATCAGCATCTCGCGGGGCGTGCGCCGTGCGATCTGGAGGTAGGAGAGGAAGAAGATGATGGTGGCAAACGCGCACGGATTGATGCCGTCGATGAGGCCCGCGAGCAGGACGACGGGCAGGGTGAGCGCTTGGAATTTCTCCTGCACCACCTCCTGCGCGGCGGCCATCTCGGGCTTCGCGATGATGCTCCACGCATCGTCCTGTGCCTTCGACATCGTGGTGCTGAGCAGTCCGCCGAGCGCCTGCGGCAGGATGTCCTCGCGGATCAGGAAACCCGTCTGGCTGAAGATCGCCGGGGCGATGGTGTGCTTGTTCGACGGCACCTGGAAGCGCGAGCAAAGCGCCTGGTTCAGCAAGGTGCCGTCGGTCTCATTGATGTTGTGCCGCTCCACCTGGAGCAGCGGGAAGTCCGCCTTCACGGTTTCCAGCAACTGGCTGGCCTTGTCGCACTCCGCGCAGCCAGGCTTGTAGAAATAGATCACCTTCAGCGTTTCGCGGACGGGCTTTTCCTCCCCTGCGTCATCTTCCTCCTCGGTCTGCTGGGGTGCCGCCGCGGTCGCCTCTGCGCCTGCCACCAGCGCCGAGAAGCTGGCAAAGCCGCCGCCCTCGTCCTTCGGCGCGATCCTCGCGAGGATGTCCTGCATCTTGTCCGGCTGCACCTTCGTGGTATCGAGCGCGGCCACCACCGGCGCGAGTCCTGCACCGAGACGCGTGGAATTCTCCGCCATCCAATTCGCGACGCGGAAGGAGGCGGCCACCTCCTCCGGTTGCCTCGGGATCATCGCGGCAAATGCCGCCACGTCGATCGTCTGGCTCTGCGAGAGCAGGGCGAACATCGCCTCGAATCTCACGCATTCGTCGGGATCGGTCGCCGCCATCTTTTCCAGTGCCGCCTTGGACTCGGCGGTGAGCCGGCGCGACTGGCGCTCGTAGCTCCACGAGCTGTCATTCTTCGAGCGCGTGTCGTCAAAGCGGTGCATCCACGCGGCGCTCATGCGACCGCTCACCTCCGGCAGCACGGCGCGGACATGGGGCGACGGGTCCTCGGCGAGGAGGGCGAGATTCTGGCGAAAGGTGGCGGTGCCGTTGTTCCCCATCGCGTGCCATGCGGCGCGGCGGATCCATCGGTCCGGCGATCCCTTCGCGAGCGCGAGGACCGGCTCGGACGCCGAGGCGGGGAAGCTCTGGCGAAGGGAAATCAGCGCGAGCACGCCGAGGGGTGTCGGCGACTTCTCATCGCGGATCACGGAAAGCGCCCATGCCCGCAGCGTCGGCTGGAGCTTGCTCTGGCGCGATACGGACTCGAATTGATAATCATAGACCTCGCTAGGCTGGAGCTTTGACTCCGGACTCGCGAGCTCTTCCAGCAACATGGAGAGGAAGGCCGGGGAGTCATCATTCGAAAGCGTGGACCCGGCGGCTGCGCTGCGGATCTCCTCAATGGGGTCGCGGAGAAGCTGGCGGAGCAGGTCGAGTGCTTCCTTGCGCGTGGGCTCGTAGAGCTGTTCCGCGATGGCGGCGCGCTGGGCGGTGGAGAGTTGCGGGAGCTGCCGGGAGAGGATGAGCAGGCCCCCGGGATCGCCTGCGCGAGCAAGACAGAGCGCCGCGCGGAAGGAGTGCTCGCTGCTGTCCGTGGCGATGACATTGAGCGCCTTGATAAGCTCGCCCTGCGCGCCCGGGATGACGTCCACCTTCGCAGCGGGTGCCTTCACCTGCTGGCCGGCGGCTTTGATGAAGGCGTCGTAAAGCGGGTCGAGCGTGGTCTTCTCGCCTCCGCGCGGGAGGACGCTCATGGCCTGCTGGAGCGCGGGGTCGATCTGCTTGTTGGTCGATGGCGGCAGGGCGAGCCGGTCGAGTGCGGCGGCGCGCTTCTCCGGGCTATCGGAGCGCAGTGCGGAGACCAGCACGCTGGCGACCTCGGTCGTCTTCACGCGGTCGGCGCTGGAGGAGAGGAAGCGGATGGCGGCGCAGGAGACATCCAGGTCCGGGTCATTCGCGAAGCGCATCACGATGTCGGAGAGGTCCGAGTCGGCCTCGGCCGCGCGGATCGCCGCGAGCCTCGCATCCGGCGGATAGGAGCCGAGCTTTTCCACCATCTCCGCATCGGGCGACCTGCTGAGGGCCGCATAGCCCTCCAGCACAGGGCCAACCATCCCGGCGTCGGCGAGAAACATTTCCTTCAGCTTCGCTGCAGCACCCTCCGCACCGAGCGCGGCGGATGCCTTGATCGCGCTGAAGCGGACGAAATCATCAGGGTCCGACAGCAGCTCGACGCAGCGCTCCTTTGCCTCTGCGACCTTTCGCCCCGCGACGAATTCCAGCGCTGCGGTGCGGACCCGCCAGCGCGGGTCGGCGAGGGCCTTCAGGATTTCTTGGTTCACCTCGGCCTGCACGCCTTCCGCCACCTTCGGCTTGCGGCCGCTGCCGCTGAACATGAAATCGTCCTCGCTGCCGCCCGCGAGCTTCAGGCACGCCTGGATCGCGGAGACGAGCAGGTCTTCATCGGCATGGGCAAGGAATGAAGAGGCGAGCTTCAGCGAGGCATCGCCGGGGATCTCCTTCAGCCGGCGGAGTGCGCCGTGGATCACATTGACGTCCGTCTCCGCCACGAGCACGGGGCCGATGACGGGCAGGGACTGCGCCCCGCCCGCGGAAAGCATCGCATCGATCGCCGTCTCGCGGACGAGGGGATCGGCGTGCTGCAGGAAATCACGAAGAATTGGCAGTGCGACCAGCCCGGCTCCTCGCAGGGTGCCGAGCGCCGCCAGCGTCTGGTCCCGGCTGCCAAAGGCGAGCTGCCGCGCGGTTGATGCCGCCTGCGGGCCGAGCGGGCGTGAGAGCACGATCTGGTACTGCGCTTCTCGTACTTTCGCGCGGCTGCCGGTGGGCAGGGTCGGGGAGTTCGAGAGAAAGGCCTCGAGGAATCCCACCGCGCCGAGGCCGTCCGCCTCCAGCATCCGGCGGGAGCGGGCCGATTTGTCCGCGTCATTCCCCAGCAGGTCGTGCAGGTAGCTGCGGCGCTGCTCGTCGCCGAAGAGGTCCTTTTTCGGGGCTGTGCCGGGCGCTTCGCCCGCCCATTGCTTCCAGCGTGCGAGCGGCCCCTCGTTCTCCGGGGAGTCCGGCGTGGCCCAGGGATTGAATCCGAAATCACCGCCCGCCTTTTCCTCCAGCAACTCCAGCGCCCCGAGCCGCACCGCGAGGTCCGCATGGGAAAGCAGGCCGGTGAGTTCCTCCGAGGGGAAGGGATCCAGCGCGAGGATGGCCCCGCGCACGCTGCTGCGTCCCGTGGGATCTGCCAGCAGCGGCACGGCAGATGCCAGCGTGTCCGCCGTGGGTGGCGACGCCTTGAGTGCCTTGATGGCGTCCGCGACCGGCTCCTGGGCGGAGAGGGCGAGGGTGGCGCAGAGGAGGAGCAGCAGCGGTTTCACGCAGGGGGAGGCAGAGGTCGGTCAGTGCAGCAGCGCGTAGGCGAGGATGTTCGCGTTGATCTCCATGGAATTCTGGATCTCATTTCCGCCGCAGCAGCAGCAGCCCTCGGTGTGCGAGGTGTCATTGAGCCCGTCATTCGAGTAGACCACCACGATCTTCCCGTCGCGGAAGACGCCGCGCAGGCGGGACTCGCCGCTCGACTTCGCGAGTTTCAGGTCCTTCACGGTGAAGATGGTGCGGAAGATCTCGTGATCCATCGGGATGTCCTTCAGGCAATCGTTTCCGAAGAGCCGCTTCACCTCGCGCTGGAAGGCGCCGTCCCACGCTTCATTCGAGCATGAGGCGGAGGCGAGAAGGAAGCCGCCGTTCTCCAGGTACTTCTTCAGGTGCTCCCGCTCGTCGCCGGTCAGCGTGAAGTCGCCCTCGCCGGTCATGATGACGAAAGGCATCTTGAAGAGCTCCTCGGATGCGAGCTTCACCGGCTTGAACCGGCGCTCGGTGGCGATGGAGGTCTTCTGCTGCACGGTGGACAGGAATTCATCGCTGAAGCACCTCGAGGTCTTCGTGCCGGCGTAGATGAGGTTGCCGCATTCGACCGCGCCTTCCTTCGCGTGAAGGAGCAGCGGGCAAAGGGCCAGGGTGAGAGCGAGCAATGCTTTCATGGCGGTATCGGATTTCGGGATTCTGAATTCAGGATTCGGGGTCGAAGTATCGTTTCACGGCCTCACGGTAAGGCTCGGGGACGGATTCGGGCTCGGGTGCGGACCGGGTCTCGCGGGGAAGTTCGGAGGGCTTCATGCTTGAGGACTCGGCGGCGGTGGCGGCCTGCCTGCCCGGCGTGGTCTGGCCCTTGCCATCCGCGCTGCCGCCCATCGAGGCGGGCTCGAAGTTCATGCGCTGCGGGCCCACCACGGGCAGGTCCATCATGGAGAAGCCGGGCGCGGCATTGCCCGTGGGGCCGGTGCCGCCGCCACCCATGCCGCCGCCACCCTGGCCCTGGTTTGGCGACATGCCGGGATTCTGGCACATCAGGCCCTCCAACAGTTGCTGCATGGTCGCATTCACATCCGGGCGCGGGATGGAGAAATTCATGCACTGGCCCTGGCATGCCTGCGCGAAAGGATCGTCCTGCCGCTGCATCAGCGTCTCCAACAGGCCGCGGGCCAGCTCCGCCTGGACGAAGGCATCGTTCGCCACGCCCAACCGTCCGGCCTTCGCCCCGCTCTCCATCACCGACTGCGGGTCGGAAAGGCGGAGCGCCTCCAGGAATTGCAGCGAGGACTCGGCCAGCGGCGCGAGCGCGGGATCCGTGCACGCCTCCGCGCGCTTCTTCAATTCGCTGGCGAACTGGTCGAGCGCCTCGCGGTTCTTGTCCTGCGTCTCCGCTAGCGAAGGCAACAGGCGGCGGTTCTGGTCGTTGCCCTTGTTGATCTCCTCCGCGATGGTCCGGATGCGTTTGCTGATGGAGACCTGCGTCTGGTAGATCTGCTGGAATTTCGCGGCCATCTCCAGGAGCTTGCCCGCCTCGGCGACGGTCTTCGCATCGTCCTGGAGCTGCTGGTGCTCCTGCTGGCGGGCACCGAGGCGGTCGCGCATCTCGCGGATCGCGCGACGCTGGTCGGCCTCGCCTCCCTTCGGGTCGAAGGCACCGAGCTGTTCCAGATTCTGCTTCGCATCCGCCGCGCCTTTCGCCGCGAGGTCCTTCAGGCGTTGCTCCAGTTCGAAGGCGGGGAAGTCATTCGCGAGCGC comes from Luteolibacter flavescens and encodes:
- a CDS encoding DUF6714 family protein, whose protein sequence is MNNLLHPCPCCGNRTYAIPASGTMQLCPVCFWEDAPGDSYWNGSNKVSLAIGQRNFATFGACEPEHLDLVRAPLESEARPDEWISFEDSRLRILDLIEAAFRKVKLDGGTTIHQREAIDDWSTEEVFNAAAKKDPEVHWQDIPQEKIEKLGTSLVFLDPWSIRFHLPAFMRSSLQLWAESEYADFSHSDMLLYGLDDGPRSTGYYEHAFLLLNKQQHQAVAAYLKFVALGDSYRDDAEKALANGWADWLPHPFPFPSIP
- a CDS encoding DUF6714 family protein; the encoded protein is MSFDTLREKVIASIERAFHNVSREGGTTLHQMDLVDGGWPIKEEAMKKAENKDPETRWQDIPSGKLSEFHGSLAFLDKLGYRFYLPAFMRHALSTAFPDIGHAEIDGILWSLDGGPECSYRRESIAILEREQKEATAAFLRLIAIFAEDSQASCARKGLRRGWDAYVPHYLKQAIP
- a CDS encoding RNA-binding protein, whose product is MANKNLFKTIRGALLPAATVRNDAGAPAYELSPKATLARLAATGCLTRTYYASAEMQLDRVLELARQVDVDFLAQTALYARRKGHMKDMPALLCAVLATRDLDRLAEIFPQVIDNGKMLRNFVQILRSGVTGRKSLGSAPKRLVRQWLERANERQLVNATIGNDPSLADVVKMVHPRPADATREAFYAWLIGKPHDPALLPGTLRAYEAWKLSREGEVPDVPFQMLTALNLGEREWSAIAGAASWQTTRMNLNTFARHGVFKFSGMAEKLAARLADPEQVRRARVFPYQLLVAFLNAGKDVPGVLRDALQDAMETAIANVPEIAGKVVICPDVSGSMSCPATGYRPGASSVVRCIDVAALVAAAFVRKNREARVLPFECHVVDIQLNARDSVMTNATRLAGIGGGGTNCSAPLARLNAEKADADLVIFISDNESWVDAPIHRGTAMIVEWQKLKARNPNARLVCIDLVPNTTAQVPDREDILNIGGFSDSVFEVIAAFAAGADGTDHWVREIERQPLTERMKLA
- the rtcR gene encoding RNA repair transcriptional activator RtcR, with translation MIGLLGTKLDMGLDPGRWDGWRPSVSLFQHEDLLFDRCELLSDGKFAKLHEQVAEDVRLVSPETEVRRHVVDFGRDPWDLASVYAGLHDWARAYPFDPEREEYWVHITTGTHIMQISLFLLVEAGYLPGKLIQTSPRLSERKSSPVGRYAVIDLDLSKYDALSTRFARDAVETTDFLKSGIATRNASFNRLIDRIEQVALRSHAPILLCGPTGAGKSHLARRIFDLRKQRGGLRGGFVEMNCATLRGDTAASALFGHVRGSFTGAQKDRPGLLREADGGLLFLDEIGELGEDEQAMLLRALEDKTFLPVGSDKPVSSDFQLIAGTNRDLRESVASGRFREDLLARIHLWTFELPALRQRREDIAPNLDFELDRHARANGKQVSFNKEARQAFLKFAEAPDTAWSGNFRDLNAAITRMATLAPRGRIRVEEVEEEIERLRESWRRPGSTTDVVGEIPLDGLLEEDIDPFDRVQLAHVVSVCRRSRTMSEAGRELFSVSRQKRTVTNDADRLKKYLAKFGLDFERCRK
- a CDS encoding HEAT repeat domain-containing protein; the protein is MKPLLLLLCATLALSAQEPVADAIKALKASPPTADTLASAVPLLADPTGRSSVRGAILALDPFPSEELTGLLSHADLAVRLGALELLEEKAGGDFGFNPWATPDSPENEGPLARWKQWAGEAPGTAPKKDLFGDEQRRSYLHDLLGNDADKSARSRRMLEADGLGAVGFLEAFLSNSPTLPTGSRAKVREAQYQIVLSRPLGPQAASTARQLAFGSRDQTLAALGTLRGAGLVALPILRDFLQHADPLVRETAIDAMLSAGGAQSLPVIGPVLVAETDVNVIHGALRRLKEIPGDASLKLASSFLAHADEDLLVSAIQACLKLAGGSEDDFMFSGSGRKPKVAEGVQAEVNQEILKALADPRWRVRTAALEFVAGRKVAEAKERCVELLSDPDDFVRFSAIKASAALGAEGAAAKLKEMFLADAGMVGPVLEGYAALSRSPDAEMVEKLGSYPPDARLAAIRAAEADSDLSDIVMRFANDPDLDVSCAAIRFLSSSADRVKTTEVASVLVSALRSDSPEKRAAALDRLALPPSTNKQIDPALQQAMSVLPRGGEKTTLDPLYDAFIKAAGQQVKAPAAKVDVIPGAQGELIKALNVIATDSSEHSFRAALCLARAGDPGGLLILSRQLPQLSTAQRAAIAEQLYEPTRKEALDLLRQLLRDPIEEIRSAAAGSTLSNDDSPAFLSMLLEELASPESKLQPSEVYDYQFESVSRQSKLQPTLRAWALSVIRDEKSPTPLGVLALISLRQSFPASASEPVLALAKGSPDRWIRRAAWHAMGNNGTATFRQNLALLAEDPSPHVRAVLPEVSGRMSAAWMHRFDDTRSKNDSSWSYERQSRRLTAESKAALEKMAATDPDECVRFEAMFALLSQSQTIDVAAFAAMIPRQPEEVAASFRVANWMAENSTRLGAGLAPVVAALDTTKVQPDKMQDILARIAPKDEGGGFASFSALVAGAEATAAAPQQTEEEDDAGEEKPVRETLKVIYFYKPGCAECDKASQLLETVKADFPLLQVERHNINETDGTLLNQALCSRFQVPSNKHTIAPAIFSQTGFLIREDILPQALGGLLSTTMSKAQDDAWSIIAKPEMAAAQEVVQEKFQALTLPVVLLAGLIDGINPCAFATIIFFLSYLQIARRTPREMLMVGAAFITAVFLAYFLAGLVLHKVLAQVTEHIAGIKPWLDWIFGGLALVAALLSFRDAMKARAGKIDEMSLQLPGFLKDRIRGVIRTGARARRFVIGAFLAGLAISFLELACTGQVYAPIIYHIQQGRMDAVAWLLAYNLAFIVPLIVIFGLAFTGMTSNALIAFQTKHTFAVKIALGLVFVALAWVIIFGQKMLHA
- a CDS encoding DUF4159 domain-containing protein; amino-acid sequence: MKALLALTLALCPLLLHAKEGAVECGNLIYAGTKTSRCFSDEFLSTVQQKTSIATERRFKPVKLASEELFKMPFVIMTGEGDFTLTGDEREHLKKYLENGGFLLASASCSNEAWDGAFQREVKRLFGNDCLKDIPMDHEIFRTIFTVKDLKLAKSSGESRLRGVFRDGKIVVVYSNDGLNDTSHTEGCCCCGGNEIQNSMEINANILAYALLH